The Dyadobacter sp. 676 DNA window CGGTCAACGCGGTGAGAAAGCGTGCAAAACTGGCGGCGTTGCCGGGAGGTTTATCCAAACCGGCGTTTGCGCTGGCGATCGAACACGAGCGGCAGGTTGAACTGGCATTCGAAGGGCACCGGTGGTTCGACCTTGTACGTACGGGACGGGCGGTGGCGGTTATGAACGAGCATTTCAAAGGCCCTGTCGTGCAGGAATTCAATGCCGTTTTCCCGATTCCACAAACGCAGATCGACATTAATCCGAGCGGTATTAAACAGAATCCGGGATATAGTTTTTAATAATTGAACGGCCGTGGAACAGAATGTGATTCAGTTCGCTCGGATTTATATCAAGTAACCTTAAACCAACCTTTTTATATGAAATTCGTAACATTGCTACTGGTCATCTGCACGGCCATGCTGGCTATTCCGGCCCGGGCTGCGGAACCAGAAAATTCCTCGGCCGATACGGTCGCTACGCCCAAGATTTTTATCAACACGGGCTTCGAGAATGCGTCGCCGATGAACTGGCGCATCGACTCGGCGGGCCGGGTGATCGGCTCCATGGTGTACGACCACGAACGTTTTTCGCCGAATCGCGCGGTGAACCATTACCATTTCAGGGTAGAAGCCGCCGTGGGTACGGAGGTGACCCTGATCCTCGAAAATTTTGACAACATCTGGAACGGCATGTTGGCGAGCGATCTTTCGGAAAAGTCGCGGTACGTGGTTTCTTTCGACAACAGGAAATGGGAGAGCCGGTCGGTGGTGCCGCTGCCGGGGCGCCGTGTTTTCATTAAATTCAAAATGGAAGCCCCCCACGCCTACATTGCCAGCGTGGAGCCTTACCGGATCAGCGACCTCGATAGAATGCTGGCGAAGATCAGGCAGAGCAAAAACGCCAGCGTAACCACCATCGGCAAAACAGCCGAAGGCCGGTCGCTGGAAATCGTACGCATCGGCAACGAAAATGCTCCCAAACGGCTTTTCCTGCGCGCCCGCGCCCATGCGTTCGAGGCAGGAGGAAACTGGACCGTCGAAGGGCTGGTGCAAAAACTACTCAGCAACGACGAGGACGCCAGGCGGTACCTGAAAACTTATTGCGTGTATATCCTTCCCATGGCCAACAAGGACGGTGTGGCGCGCGGTAAAACACGTTTCAATGCAAATGGCTACGATCTGAACCGCAAATGGGACAAACCCGCCGACTCGCTCATCGCGCCGGAGAATTATTACCTCGAACAATGGCTGCACCGGATGATCAGAGCGAATAAAAAGCCCGACCTGGCCCTGGACATTCACAACGACGCCGGCGGCAACCTGCACGTGAGCCGGCCGGAAGGCGATATCAGCGCTTACCTGTCGAGCATGGAAAAGCTGGAAATGCTTTTGCGCAAACATACCTGGTTTACCGAAGGCTCCACCAAGCCCAGTTTTCGCAATCCCGGCACGCTGGGAGAGGGTTTTATGGCACGATTCGGGATTCACGCAGCGGTATATGAACTGAATTACGAATGGATCGCCGGGTTAAAGAAAGCCCCTCTGGCGGCCGACTGGATTTCGCTGGGGAACAATCTCGGCGAAGTGTTTTACAATTACTTTAAATAGCACCAGACCAATCGTGAAGCACTCCGGCAAAAAATCGCCTGCCGGAGTGCTTTGCCATTTTCGACCACCGTCGGCACGGGAGGATCAATAAAGAAGTTGCCCCGATGCAGGATGTTTATTGCCCCATTTATACCGGTGCGTCCAGTAGGCCACTTTCATGGACAAATACCCGATCCCGGCCCCAACGAGCACATCGCTGATATAATGCCGGTTGTTGGCCACCCGCAACAGCCCCACCGACGACGCTATCGTGTACGAAGCATACGGCATCCAGGGGTAGCGGTCTTTATATTCCTCATTCAGAAATGTGGCCGCCGCAAAAACCTGGGTGGTGTGGCCGGAAGGGAACGAGTTATACGAGCTGCCATCGGGGCGCAGGGTATGGGTTGCCGATTTGAGGATGGTGGCGGTGGTCAGGGCCATGGCTTCGCCTTTGACCAGGATCGCGGTGCGGTTGAATACATCGGTTTTAGATTTGATGCCGAATGCATCCAGGCCGTAGGCGACTACCAATGGCGAGAACTGCACATAGTCGTCGATGTGCGTCCGGAAGCGGGGAATATGCCGGTTCCTGCTTTCGGCAAGCTCGTTCTTGATGGATTCTTCGGAATGCCCGTTGGCGATCAGTCCGCCGACGATCAGCGAGGCAGGCGCGTAAAACTGCCGTAGGGTTAACGGCTTGCGGACCGGCAGGCTGTCGGCAGGAACTTGTGGGCGGGCGAAAGATAATACGGGGATTAGCAGGAAGATGAGGAGGCGCATAAGGTAATGAGGTCAAAATTTGAAACTGTATCCGGCCCGGACCAGCTGGGTCTCGTAATAGTCGCTGCTCTTGTAATGGAAGCCGTCGCCGTACACCGTTTTCCGGATTATCAGTGTGCCGAAAAGGTCTGTCGCGTTCACAAAGAGCTCGCCTTTGGGCAGTTGCCGTTTGGCGCCGGCGTCTATCGAAAACCGGTGGCCGGTCCTGCCCTGCGGAACGATATCGGGGGCCTGGTAAACGGCCACGACCTGCACTTCGGTTTTGGAACGTTTCACCATTACGGCAATTTTGGCGTTACCCGACATCAAGGTCTGTTTCGAAGCGCTGTAAATGGATTTTACAGGGTATAAATTCTCGACTGAGAATGCATTGAATGTATTTTTATAAATATTCCCATTCATATTCACCGACAGCCACGGCGCGAGTTCTTGTTGCCATACCAGCTCGCCACCGGCATTGTAACTTTTGCCCGCATTCTGGAATACGTTGTAAATCAAAGTGCTGCCGGGAACTATCGTGCCGATCCGGGTAATCGTGCCATTGATTTGCTTGCGGTATAATGCGGCGTAAAGCGAGCCGCTGTTCCAGCCGGTTTTATAGCCGGCCTCCCAGGAACTGGTAAATTGCGGTTTAAGCGCCGGGTTCCCTATCTTGATGATTTCCGCGTCGTCGTACTTGGGAAAAATGCGGATATCCACCTCATTAGGCCGGTCGACGCGCCGGTTGTAAAACACCGAAACCTTGTTACGGTCGTCTATTTTGAATGCGAAACGAACGTTCGGAAAGGGTTTTGTGTAGGTATAACCATCGCTGTGATAGGTAGGATGGGTCGGATTGACATCGTAACGGAGATCGATATACTCCACCCGCAGCCCCGCTTCCAGCTCGAAATGCCTGTTTTCGAAGACGTAGTTGCCATACACTGCCGGAATGGTCTCCTTGTAATCCGCCCAACCGCCCGCGAGGCTGTCGATGGGGGAGTTCAGGCCCGGGAAAAACTGCATATCCGTGGGTATAAAACGCCTGCGCAGTTTTATGCCGCCTTCCAGCCGCCCGTATCGCAATGGACGCAAATAGTCGGCGTTCAGGTCGAATACATGTTCGTCGGAAAGCAGCTTGAACGCGTCCTTACCGGTGAAATCGGGCATGATGTTGGTGAAAAAATACTGCTCGTTTTCGCGGTGGAAAGTGTAATTCAAACCGATATTCAGTAAATGTCCCGGCTGCGCATATTTGTGCTGGTAGGAAGCGCTGGCGGTGACTGTCGTTTTTAGTTCGTCTTCCAGAAACTGCCATAACCGGCTCCTGCGGGTCAGGCTGGCATTGAAAAAGGGCTCGTCGCCGCGATCGAGTATCTTTTCGCTGCTGAACAGCGCCGATACCGACAGGGCATTGCGTTCGTCGAAAGTCCAGTCGGCCCCGGTTTTGGCGGTTACGACATTGGTATTGCGGTTTCGTTTGGTTTGTTGCCTTACGGTATCCCCGCTGTCGTAATACCGGTCCACAAACTCGTTTTTGTTCAGCGCAGGCGTGTGCAGGTAATCGCCCTGAAAGAAAACATTGACCTTCCGTTTCTTATAGTTAAGCGCCAGCGAGGGATTCAGTTTGAGCGTGTTGCGGTATTGCGGACGGATATCGGGCAGGTTTTCTTTCCTTACCCGCAAAGCACCCAGTCCGGCCGCCATTCCGATTTTTCCGTTAAAGCCTTCCTGTTTTTCCTTTTTGTAAATGATATTGATAATCCCTGCATTACCGTTCGCATCGTAGCGGGCCGAGGGATTATTGATGATCTCGATGCGCTCGATGGCCGAGGCGGGGATGTTGTCCAGGCTCGTCTGGCTGCCGAAGCCGGTAAGTGCCGTCTGGCGGCCGTCTGCCAGGATCGCCACTTTGTCGCTCCCGCGCAGGAGTACCTTGCCGTCTTCTCCCACCGTGATGCCCGGCAGGTTTTTCAGCGCCTGCAAGACCGACCCGCCGCTCTGGCTTACATTACGGCCGATCTCGAATGTCTTTCGGTCGAGCTTGTCGTCCACGCCTTCCGCCTGCCGGCCGGCGATCGTCACTTCCCGCAAGTTCCGGGGATCATCGGCCATCCTGAACTCGCCCAGGTCGAGGAAAGGGCTCAACGTACCTACGGTGACGTTTTTCCGCGACGCCTTGAAACCCAGCGAAGCGCATTCGATGCGGTAGTTGCCGCTCTTCACATCCGGCAGGCTGAACCGCCCCAGCTCGTTCGTGATCGTGCCTGTCACAAACGCGCTGTCTTTTTCGGTTTTGAGAATGATATTGACGAACGGAACCGGCTGTCCGTCAGCTATGGAAACAACCTGCCCCGAAAGCGTCACTTTACTCACCTGCGCCCTGAGCTGGGGAATGGCAAAAAAGCAACAAAGCAAGGTCAGGATTTTCTTGATGGCCATTCAGGATCATGTTCAGATTATCTGACGGCAAAAATGAAAACCGATTTGGAAGAAATTTCGAATTCAGAAGTACAGGGAGAAATGGTGCATTCGGCCATCGAAACGGTAGCCGATCCGCCAGCCGTAACGCTCGCAGATCTCGCGTGCGATCGCGAGCCCGAGCCCGCTGCCCGCATGCTCGCCCGACGCCTGCGCGAACCTCCTGAAAAGGTTCCCGGCCTGTAATGCCGCCGTGCCGGTATTGGAAATTGTCAGCATGCCTTCCACTAAATGCACCTGAATGCTGCCGCCTGCGGGCGTATAGCGCACCGCATTGACGAGCAGATTGGTCAGCAAAATCTCGACAAGCACCGGGTTGGCCTCCACTGAGAAAGCCCCGATGTCTCTGGTGTAATGCAATGCATTGTTTTCAAACCGGTCGGTAAACTGCGCGGCCACGTCCGCAAACACCCGGTCGAGCGCCAGGTGCTCTTTTTCTTCGAATTGCGCATGCTCGATGCGTGCCAGCAGGAGCAGGTTTTTGTTGATCCGGGATACGCGGTTGATCGCCTGGTAAACCTGCTCGACGATCCGCATTTGCGCCGCATCCAGCGACTGGCTTTGCAGGAGCATATCCAGCCGGGACTTGACGATCGCCAGCGGCGTCTGCAATTCATGGGAGGCGTTTTCGGTAAATTCCTTCTGTTGGCGGTACGACGCCAGGCTGCCCTGCATCAGAGCGTCGAGACTGGCATTCAGATCGGTAAATTCGGTCACATCCGAGGCGGGTAGCGGCACAGGCTTGCCCGTTTCCAGGCGGAAATTATGCAGGGCACTTAGCGTGTCGTAAAACGGCTGCCAGATGCGCAGGGCGGTTTTACGGTTGAGATAAATGAAACCGGCGAGGAGCAGCATACTGAAAAAGATCGTCACGGCGGCAATGGCCAGGATCGTCTCGTCGATCTCTTCCATATTCGTTTCCACCAGCACACGGTACAGCTTGTTGTTGACCCGGATGTCTGTGAGCAGGCAGCGGAACTGCTCCCGGTCGTTCATGAAACTGTCGAACCGGATAATGGTATAAAGGCTGTCGGGGCGGGGAGCGGCGGCCTGGCTGAAAGAAAAGCCCGGCTGGACCTTGTCGAGTACGGCGATCATATTATCCACGGCGGTGTCGGGCAGGCTCAGGTGCGTAAGGCGTTTTTCCAGCTTCTCACGGATGGCATAGTGGTGCTTGTCCAGCTCGTTTTCCCAGATCCAGTCGATGATCAGGAAATAAACCGGAATGCTGACGACCAATACCACGAACGCATAAACCACCAGGGGCCGCAGGCTCCGATCGAGCAGTTTTTTCATCCTTCCCATTTGTAACCCGTTCCGTAGATTGTTTTCAGGTAATTGCCGTAACCGGCTTCGCTCAGCTTCCTTTTCAGGTTCTTGACATGCGCGTACACAAAGTCATGGTTGTCGAACATATCGGCAATGTCGCCCGACAAATGCTCCGCCAACGCACTTTTGGCGATTACCCGGTTTTTGTTCCCGATAAAAAAGAGCAAAAGATCGAGCTCTTTTTTTGTCAGGACGACCGCCGTGCCATGGACTGTGACCGATTTGCTCAGCAGATCTACCCTTAACTCGTTTTGTACGACGCTGTTGTTGTTGTCAAAGTTCCTTCTTCGGATCACCGAGTAAATGCGGGCGGCGAGCTCCGGCAAATGAAAAGGCTTGGCCAGGTAATCGTCCGCTCCGGCATGTAACCCCTTGATTTTGTATTCATAATCGCCTTTGGCCGAAATGATAATGACGCCGTCCTGCTGTCCCTGTTTTTTAAGGGTTTCGAGAATATCCATGCCGTCACCGCCGGGAAGCATCAGATCCAGCAGAATACAGTCGTACCGGTACAATTCCACTTTCTCCCGGGCCTGCGCCCAGGTGCCTGCGTACTCGCACAGGTAATCCTGCGAGGACAGATAGGCCCCAATGCTTTGCGATAATTCGGGTTCGTCCTCGACGATCAGGATCTTCATAAAGGATAAGCGAATGCGGCGGTGGAATTACACGAAGGTAATGGTTATTTTTTCATGAGGCCGTTCCTGAACTGGAAGCTTGCCGCCTGATACCAGGCCACCGCCTCTTCAACCAGGTGTTTGTTTGGTGCGGTCGGGCGGGCGGAGCCGTCTTTGAAGTCAGGAGTGAATGTGGCGGCAACTTTCTGGGGTTTCAGTATGATCAGAGAATCATTTTTAATGTATCCGAGGCTTTGGTAAGTGCTCACGAAGGCGCGTTCCCGGCCGGGTTGCAGCTTGAAGATATCATATCCGAAAAACTTGCTGCGGTACGAAAAATTGAGAAGCCCCAGGACAGTCGGCCCGACATCAATCTGGCTCATGAGCCTGGGCATGACGCCCGGCCGGATGAAACCTGGAGCGTAGACGAGCAACGGGATTTTGTAGCGGTTAACGGGCAGGTCGGTTTTTCCCGCGCTGGATGCGCAATGGTCGGCCACGATGACGAATAAAGTATTTCGGAACCAGGACTGGCCCTGTGCGTGGCGGATAAACTGGCCGATTGCAAAATCGGTGTATTTCACCGCGCCTTCCCGCCCGGTGTGCGAAGGGATATCGATCCTGCCTTCGGGATAGGTGTAGGGACGATGATTGGAAGTTGTCATGATGTGCGCGAAAACGGGCTTTCCGCTCCCCGTCGCCGCGCCGATTTCCCTGCTGGCTAATTCAAACAGGTTTTCGTCGGCTACGCCCCAGATGTTTTCGTAATCGATATCCTTTTTCGAAAGCGCCGTCCGGTCGACTACGCGGTAGCTGTTGTGGCCGAAGAAATAACCCATATTGTCGAAGTAACCGTAGCCGCCGTAGATGAAGCGGGCCTGGTATCCTTTCCCCGCCAGCACGCTTCCCATCGAGAACAGATCCTCGTTCTGCGGCCGCCTCACAATGGATTGGCCGGGGGTGGGCGGGGTGCATATCGACAATGCTTCCAGGCCGCGGACCGTTCGCGTACCGGTGGCGTAAAGATTGGTAAAAAGAAGGCTCCTGGCCGCGAGGGAATCGAGGAAGGGCGTAATTCCCTGCGTATTCCCGAAGCAGCCCAGGAAATCGGCGCTAAGGCTTTCGACGCTGATCAGGACAATGTTTTTGTGCAGTTCCCTGCCGGGGTTGACAATTTCCCTTTCGATGGAGAAGAGCTTGCGGTCCACAAAGCGGCTTTCGGGCGTTTCTACCAGCGAGCGTATGGTGGATGATGCTTGCCTCTCATCTGACTTCAGGTAAAATTGGTTGTAGTCGAGCTCGTTGTTACGATAGGCGGCAAATAGCTCGTACATCCCGTTGCCGGCCAGTTCGTTGACGTAGATATTGCCGCTGAATTGCCTGACCTTGTTATCGACCAATGCGAAAGCTGCTGCAACCAGAACAAAATAGACGGCCAACATCGCCGACCGCCTGCCAAATCGCATCACGCGGAAAGCGAACCGGTTGGTTAGCCGGGAGGCGAGCAAGGTCAGCAATGCCGCGGATATCACCAGCGTGCAGATAATGGCTTCAACCGGGTACGACTGGCGAATATTCCCGATGACCTCCTGCGTGTAAACCAGATAGTCGACCGCAATGAAATTGAACCGGGAATTGAACTCATCCCAGAATATCCACTCGGAGACCGCGTTGAGCAGAAGCAGGAATACCAGAATGAAAAGTAATGCGTTCGCAGCGATTTTGAAGCCCCATTTCCCGGCCCGCCTGCCAGGTGTAATCGAGCCGAATAACATCAGTGGAAAGACAAAATACAACGCGTTGACCAGATCGTAGAACAAGCCGACGCCGAACATGCCGAGAAGGTTGATGAAATTGTAATCCACATCTTTACCCGCCTTGATCATCAACGCAAGCCTCGTTAGCGTCGAGATGGTTACAAGCAGGGCTGTCAGGATTAGGGGGCGCGTCAAAAAAACTGATTTTGAAGCGGATGTTCCGGTTATTTTAACTTTCTCGGTGACGGTATTCATTCGTACAGTATTGGAGAGGTGTCGGTCGGGCCTGTTCAGGCCTTTGCGTGCTCAACCTACTGGCGAATTTTGAATTCTTTTTGAATTTGCGATGGCAATGAGAGAATGCCGGTCTTTGTAATTTTATCGCCGCGCAGCAAGTGCATTCGAAACCGGAATGCTTTGCCGTGACCCGCAAGCGGGGTAAATTTGTCGCGGACCGGACGTAATCCGGTGACTTGTGCTTTTATTTGTTTTCGATTATCCGTTAAAGGAATTCAATCGTTTCCGGTTTGCAATCCATCAGGCGATGATATTACCCAAAGAACGAGACCCAAGATTTATCACCACGAGACGTGGCGGAACATTAACAGATTCGAACCATCGTTTACTCGCGTTATGGGCGGCCGATTGTGCGGAACATGTGCTGCACCTGTTCGAGCAGGTGAATGCAGACGACAAGCGGCCAAGGGAAGCGATAGCGTTGACAAGGGCCTGGGTGAAAGGTGAAATAACGATGAAACAAGCTCACAAAGCCGCTTTCGCTGCGAATGCGGCCGGGAAAGGAATGCCCGATGCTGCCAGGTTTGCGGCGTTGGCAGCCGGACAGGCCGTGGCCGTGGCGCATGTGGCGGCACATGAGCTGGGGGCGGCGGCATATGCGATCAGGGCCGTCGGGGAGGCGGTTGGAGAAAATGCGAAAGAGCTGATGGCAAAGGAATGCGAATGGCAGCGGGACCAGCTTCCCGACGACATTCGCGAACTTGTCCTGGACGATCAGAAATTACGAAATCACCTTTGCTGGTTTGTTTTCGCCTGCTGAAATAGGAGCCGCCTTCCGATCATCACCGGTTCTACCCGGTACCCTTCGGACCTTAAGAGCATTATCAGCCCGGTTTTGTAACGGAGATGATCGGGCCCGACGGCTATCAAAGTATTCCGGTAATATAAAATCCCAAAATTTGCCCGATTCATAGCCTGGTAAATTCCATTGGGGCATATCGATGCGTCGTTTCAGAGCCGGCCTATTCCGAGCGGAGCGATTTGACCGGGTTTGTAAGCGCGGCTTTGAGTGACTGGTAGATGACCGTCAGCCAGCAAACCAGCAATGTCGCCGCACATGAGGCTACGAATATCCAGATACTCATGTTGGTTTTATAGGGAAAACTTTGCAGCCATTTGTTCATTACGAACCAGGCCACCGGCACGGCTATCGGAAATGAGAACAGGACGAGACGTGTGAAATCTTTCGATAACAAAAT harbors:
- a CDS encoding TonB-dependent receptor — encoded protein: MAIKKILTLLCCFFAIPQLRAQVSKVTLSGQVVSIADGQPVPFVNIILKTEKDSAFVTGTITNELGRFSLPDVKSGNYRIECASLGFKASRKNVTVGTLSPFLDLGEFRMADDPRNLREVTIAGRQAEGVDDKLDRKTFEIGRNVSQSGGSVLQALKNLPGITVGEDGKVLLRGSDKVAILADGRQTALTGFGSQTSLDNIPASAIERIEIINNPSARYDANGNAGIINIIYKKEKQEGFNGKIGMAAGLGALRVRKENLPDIRPQYRNTLKLNPSLALNYKKRKVNVFFQGDYLHTPALNKNEFVDRYYDSGDTVRQQTKRNRNTNVVTAKTGADWTFDERNALSVSALFSSEKILDRGDEPFFNASLTRRSRLWQFLEDELKTTVTASASYQHKYAQPGHLLNIGLNYTFHRENEQYFFTNIMPDFTGKDAFKLLSDEHVFDLNADYLRPLRYGRLEGGIKLRRRFIPTDMQFFPGLNSPIDSLAGGWADYKETIPAVYGNYVFENRHFELEAGLRVEYIDLRYDVNPTHPTYHSDGYTYTKPFPNVRFAFKIDDRNKVSVFYNRRVDRPNEVDIRIFPKYDDAEIIKIGNPALKPQFTSSWEAGYKTGWNSGSLYAALYRKQINGTITRIGTIVPGSTLIYNVFQNAGKSYNAGGELVWQQELAPWLSVNMNGNIYKNTFNAFSVENLYPVKSIYSASKQTLMSGNAKIAVMVKRSKTEVQVVAVYQAPDIVPQGRTGHRFSIDAGAKRQLPKGELFVNATDLFGTLIIRKTVYGDGFHYKSSDYYETQLVRAGYSFKF
- a CDS encoding response regulator transcription factor, which produces MKILIVEDEPELSQSIGAYLSSQDYLCEYAGTWAQAREKVELYRYDCILLDLMLPGGDGMDILETLKKQGQQDGVIIISAKGDYEYKIKGLHAGADDYLAKPFHLPELAARIYSVIRRRNFDNNNSVVQNELRVDLLSKSVTVHGTAVVLTKKELDLLLFFIGNKNRVIAKSALAEHLSGDIADMFDNHDFVYAHVKNLKRKLSEAGYGNYLKTIYGTGYKWEG
- a CDS encoding M14 family zinc carboxypeptidase, coding for MKFVTLLLVICTAMLAIPARAAEPENSSADTVATPKIFINTGFENASPMNWRIDSAGRVIGSMVYDHERFSPNRAVNHYHFRVEAAVGTEVTLILENFDNIWNGMLASDLSEKSRYVVSFDNRKWESRSVVPLPGRRVFIKFKMEAPHAYIASVEPYRISDLDRMLAKIRQSKNASVTTIGKTAEGRSLEIVRIGNENAPKRLFLRARAHAFEAGGNWTVEGLVQKLLSNDEDARRYLKTYCVYILPMANKDGVARGKTRFNANGYDLNRKWDKPADSLIAPENYYLEQWLHRMIRANKKPDLALDIHNDAGGNLHVSRPEGDISAYLSSMEKLEMLLRKHTWFTEGSTKPSFRNPGTLGEGFMARFGIHAAVYELNYEWIAGLKKAPLAADWISLGNNLGEVFYNYFK
- a CDS encoding sulfatase-like hydrolase/transferase, encoding MTRPLILTALLVTISTLTRLALMIKAGKDVDYNFINLLGMFGVGLFYDLVNALYFVFPLMLFGSITPGRRAGKWGFKIAANALLFILVFLLLLNAVSEWIFWDEFNSRFNFIAVDYLVYTQEVIGNIRQSYPVEAIICTLVISAALLTLLASRLTNRFAFRVMRFGRRSAMLAVYFVLVAAAFALVDNKVRQFSGNIYVNELAGNGMYELFAAYRNNELDYNQFYLKSDERQASSTIRSLVETPESRFVDRKLFSIEREIVNPGRELHKNIVLISVESLSADFLGCFGNTQGITPFLDSLAARSLLFTNLYATGTRTVRGLEALSICTPPTPGQSIVRRPQNEDLFSMGSVLAGKGYQARFIYGGYGYFDNMGYFFGHNSYRVVDRTALSKKDIDYENIWGVADENLFELASREIGAATGSGKPVFAHIMTTSNHRPYTYPEGRIDIPSHTGREGAVKYTDFAIGQFIRHAQGQSWFRNTLFVIVADHCASSAGKTDLPVNRYKIPLLVYAPGFIRPGVMPRLMSQIDVGPTVLGLLNFSYRSKFFGYDIFKLQPGRERAFVSTYQSLGYIKNDSLIILKPQKVAATFTPDFKDGSARPTAPNKHLVEEAVAWYQAASFQFRNGLMKK
- a CDS encoding putative immunity protein; translation: MLLFVFDYPLKEFNRFRFAIHQAMILPKERDPRFITTRRGGTLTDSNHRLLALWAADCAEHVLHLFEQVNADDKRPREAIALTRAWVKGEITMKQAHKAAFAANAAGKGMPDAARFAALAAGQAVAVAHVAAHELGAAAYAIRAVGEAVGENAKELMAKECEWQRDQLPDDIRELVLDDQKLRNHLCWFVFAC
- a CDS encoding HAMP domain-containing sensor histidine kinase, with the translated sequence MKKLLDRSLRPLVVYAFVVLVVSIPVYFLIIDWIWENELDKHHYAIREKLEKRLTHLSLPDTAVDNMIAVLDKVQPGFSFSQAAAPRPDSLYTIIRFDSFMNDREQFRCLLTDIRVNNKLYRVLVETNMEEIDETILAIAAVTIFFSMLLLAGFIYLNRKTALRIWQPFYDTLSALHNFRLETGKPVPLPASDVTEFTDLNASLDALMQGSLASYRQQKEFTENASHELQTPLAIVKSRLDMLLQSQSLDAAQMRIVEQVYQAINRVSRINKNLLLLARIEHAQFEEKEHLALDRVFADVAAQFTDRFENNALHYTRDIGAFSVEANPVLVEILLTNLLVNAVRYTPAGGSIQVHLVEGMLTISNTGTAALQAGNLFRRFAQASGEHAGSGLGLAIAREICERYGWRIGYRFDGRMHHFSLYF
- a CDS encoding phosphatase PAP2 family protein; the encoded protein is MRLLIFLLIPVLSFARPQVPADSLPVRKPLTLRQFYAPASLIVGGLIANGHSEESIKNELAESRNRHIPRFRTHIDDYVQFSPLVVAYGLDAFGIKSKTDVFNRTAILVKGEAMALTTATILKSATHTLRPDGSSYNSFPSGHTTQVFAAATFLNEEYKDRYPWMPYASYTIASSVGLLRVANNRHYISDVLVGAGIGYLSMKVAYWTHRYKWGNKHPASGQLLY